In the Wyeomyia smithii strain HCP4-BCI-WySm-NY-G18 chromosome 2, ASM2978416v1, whole genome shotgun sequence genome, one interval contains:
- the LOC129721500 gene encoding signal recognition particle receptor subunit alpha homolog, which yields MLDLFTIFTKGGIVLWCFRGTNQFFAPPVNALIRSVILQERSGSYDHDGLSLQFKLDNEFELVFVVAFQKILQLSYIDKFLSDVHLEFRDKYKNDLRVENRNYSNYDFQQEFNRLLEQAEKWGRLQATLPKQMRSFEESHKSKKTVSSMIERKGEQKSTSSGGKKSVKIVENKSKEGQEVPSIGMNGNDDIILENRKKMMEKLTKKSKGDKPKSPKSPSQKSGKQMRVWDLGGNVKDLPNLDRCKDKPEDIKSDFTPSNEMIGTMKGGIQDLEVESDSDYSEDDDEEEMIAQSMSRQSAPFVKKSGGMLSLFRGLVGSKNLTRGDMQSALDKLRDHLIAKNVAADISQKLCESVAVKLEGKVLGTFDTITSTVKNTLTEALVQILSPKRRVDILRDCLEAKKSKRPYVMSFCGVNGVGKSTNLAKICFWLIENNLNVLIAACDTFRAGAVEQLRTHMRHLNALHPAEKHAGREMVQLYEKGYGKDAAGIAMEAIRYAKESTIDVVLIDTAGRMQDNEPLMRALAKLIKVNEPDLVLFVGEALVGNEAVDQLVKFNQALADYSANENPHIIDGIVLTKFDTIDDKVGAAISMTYITGQPIVFVGTGQTYTDLKKLNAKAVVHALMK from the exons ATGTTGGATTTATTCACCATATTCACCAAGGGTGGAATAGTGCTTTGGTGCTTCCGAGGCACAAACCAGTTTTTTGCACCACCAGTTAATGCATTAATTCGAAGCGTTATTCTGCAG GAACGTTCCGGATCATACGATCATGACGGCCTGTCGCTTCAGTTTAAGCTGGACAATGAATTTGaacttgtttttgttgttgcatTCCAAAAAATACTTCAGTTGTCGTATATTGATAAATTTTTGAGCGATGTACATTTGGAGTTTAGAGATAAATATAAAAACGATTTACGGGTTGAGAATCGGAACTACAGCAACTACGATTTTCAGCAAGAGTTCAACAGGCTTCTGGAACAAGCCGAAAAGTGGGGACGCCTTCAAGCAACGCTTCCGAAGCAGATGCGTAGTTTCGAGGAGTCACACAAATCGAAGAAAACAGTGTCATCAATGATAGAACGCAAGGGCGAACAAAAGTCCACCTCCAGTGGCGGTAAGAAATCCgtaaaaatagttgaaaataaAAGCAAAGAAGGGCAAGAGGTTCCTTCAATCGGTATGAATGGCAATGATGACATTATTTTAGAAAATCGCAAGAAAATGATGGAAAAGTTAACCAAGAAAAGCAAAGGTGACAAACCAAAATCACCCAAGTCACCATCGCAAAAATCTGGCAAGCAAATGCGTGTTTGGGATTTAGGTGGTAATGTAAAAGATCTTCCGAATTTGGATCGTTGTAAAGATAAGCCTGAAGACATTAAAAGCGATTTCACGCCGAGTAACGAAATGATTGGAACCATGAAGGGCGGCATACAGGACCTGGAGGTTGAAAGTGATAGCGACTACTCGGAAGATGACGATGAAGAGGAAATGATCGCTCAGAGCATGAGTCGTCAATCGGCTCCTTTTGTAAAGAAATCAGGTGGCATGTTGTCTTTGTTCAGAGGTCTTGTCGGATCTAAGAATCTAACGCGTGGAGACATGCAGTCAGCTTTGGATAAGCTACGGGACCATCTGATTGCAAAGAACGTAGCTGCCGATATATCCCAGAAGCTGTGCGAATCAGTGGCAGTTAAATTAGAGGGAAAAGTTCTCGGAACATTCGACACAATCACTTCAACGGTGAAAAACACGTTGACGGAAGCGCTAGTTCAGATTCTTTCACCCAAGCGTCGTGTAGACATTCTCCGTGATTGCTTGGAAGCGAAGAAAAGTAAGAGACCATATGTGATGAGCTTTTGTGGAGTAAACGGAGTGGGAAAATCTACGAATCTTGCTAAAATCTGCTTTTGGTTGATCGAAAACAATCTGAACGTTCTGATTGCCGCTTGCGATACATTCCGTGCTGGAGCTGTAGAGCAGCTGCGTACTCATATGAGGCATTTAAATGCATTGCATCCGGCTGAAAAACACGCTGGTCGTGAAATGGTGCAGCTTTACGAGAAAGGGTATGGGAAGGACGCTGCTGGTATAGCGATGGAGGCCATTCGTTATGCTAAGGAGTCTACAATTGACGTTGTATTGATTGATACCGCCGGACGCATGCAAGATAATGAACCGTTGATGAGAGCTCTGGCCAAACTTATTAAG GTTAACGAACCCGATTTAGTGTTGTTTGTTGGTGAAGCTTTGGTTGGGAATGAAGCTGTGGATCAGTTGGTAAAATTTAATCAAGCACTAGCTGACTATTCCGCAAACGAAAATCCACACATTATCGATggcattgttttgaccaaatTTGACACCATTGACGATAAG GTCGGCGCTGCCATATCGATGACTTACATAACAGGTCAACCGATTGTTTTTGTAGGAACAGGACAAACTTATACCGATCTGAAAAAATTGAATGCCAAAGCCGTTGTTCATGCGTTAATGAAGTGA